A region from the Streptosporangium sp. NBC_01756 genome encodes:
- a CDS encoding RNA-guided endonuclease InsQ/TnpB family protein, protein MSGQGMVKRQRGHKARLELTCAQSALLDGQASAAITVWNCLHAYWTHFSGRRPTLAQADQAIRQARADFPFLAVLPAQAAQAVLKTYRQAWENFFNPDHPAKRPTFKSRKNRPRLAVDVPQARTMRIARLSAKWGAVTLPMVGRVRFRWTHDLPGVGKNAPAGKVTGGRLIKEADGWHLVFRTETLVAPTGAHQGPQVGIDRGVNVALALSDGTMREHGPWLTRGEREHLRRLEKKSARRRASRPKKTRPSGRERHTYDQIARLRAKAKRRAVDWQHQTTTELTGTFAVIKVEELSIINMVKSARGTIEDPGRNVTQKAGLNRSISGEAWSRTVTLLEYKTIDRGGQVIKVPAPGTSQTCHRCGHRDAASRNKTVFACVNPVCGWVGHADTNAAININNADGSAVSGRGDLGVTRSVKRQPPRAA, encoded by the coding sequence ATGAGCGGGCAGGGGATGGTCAAGCGGCAGCGCGGGCACAAAGCCCGCCTGGAGCTGACCTGCGCTCAGTCCGCGCTCCTGGACGGGCAGGCGTCCGCCGCGATCACCGTGTGGAACTGCCTGCACGCCTATTGGACGCATTTCTCCGGCAGAAGGCCGACCCTGGCCCAGGCCGATCAGGCGATCCGTCAAGCCCGTGCGGACTTCCCGTTCCTGGCGGTGCTGCCCGCCCAGGCCGCCCAAGCCGTCCTGAAAACGTATCGGCAGGCGTGGGAGAACTTCTTCAACCCCGATCACCCCGCCAAGCGGCCCACGTTCAAGTCCAGGAAGAACCGGCCCCGCTTGGCGGTCGACGTGCCGCAGGCCCGCACCATGCGGATCGCCCGCCTGTCGGCCAAATGGGGCGCGGTCACCCTGCCGATGGTGGGCCGGGTCCGGTTCCGGTGGACCCACGACCTGCCCGGCGTGGGGAAGAACGCCCCTGCGGGGAAGGTGACCGGCGGACGCCTGATCAAGGAAGCCGACGGCTGGCACCTGGTGTTCCGCACCGAAACCCTGGTCGCGCCCACCGGCGCCCATCAGGGCCCGCAGGTCGGGATCGACCGGGGCGTCAACGTCGCCCTGGCCCTGTCGGACGGAACGATGCGCGAGCACGGCCCCTGGCTGACCCGCGGCGAGCGCGAGCACCTGCGCCGGTTGGAGAAGAAGTCGGCCCGCCGGCGCGCGTCCCGGCCGAAGAAGACCCGCCCCTCGGGGCGGGAGCGGCATACCTACGACCAGATCGCCCGGCTCCGCGCGAAAGCCAAGCGCAGGGCCGTCGACTGGCAACACCAGACCACCACCGAACTCACCGGCACGTTCGCTGTGATCAAGGTGGAGGAACTCTCCATCATCAACATGGTCAAATCCGCCAGGGGCACGATCGAAGACCCGGGCAGGAACGTCACCCAGAAGGCGGGCCTGAATCGGTCGATCAGCGGTGAGGCGTGGAGCCGGACCGTCACCCTGCTCGAATACAAGACCATCGACCGGGGCGGACAGGTCATCAAGGTTCCCGCGCCGGGCACCTCGCAGACCTGCCACCGGTGCGGCCACCGCGATGCGGCCAGCCGCAACAAAACCGTGTTCGCGTGCGTCAACCCCGTGTGCGGGTGGGTCGGCCACGCCGACACCAACGCCGCGATCAACATCAACAACGCCGACGGATCAGCGGTGTCAGGACGTGGAGACCTCGGGGTTACCCGGTCCGTGAAGCGTCAACCCCCGCGCGCCGCCTAA
- a CDS encoding ABC transporter substrate-binding protein codes for MRRRWMAAVAVTVAGLLTLTACGDGGGAAQSPQADAKKKVEVFSWWTGPGEADGLKAMKEIFEKQNTGLTFFDAAVAGGSGDKARALLATKLQADTPPDTFQGHAGAELQGYIKAGDLEPVNFLYDELKLKDVFPQQLIDQISVAGKIYSVPVNIHRSNVMWFNPGVLKEAGVAEVPKTIEEFVAALEKVKKTGKIPLAIGSEWTMVHLLESVLLGSLGTDAYNRLWTAGSDWSGPAMTKALNDFKTVLSYAGDPADDWQPAAKQVADGEAAFTIMGDWAYGYRNAG; via the coding sequence ATGCGACGACGGTGGATGGCGGCCGTCGCGGTCACCGTGGCAGGCCTGCTCACCCTGACCGCCTGTGGTGACGGCGGTGGTGCCGCGCAGAGCCCGCAAGCTGACGCGAAGAAGAAGGTCGAGGTCTTCTCCTGGTGGACCGGACCAGGCGAGGCCGACGGCCTGAAGGCCATGAAAGAGATCTTCGAGAAGCAGAACACCGGTCTGACCTTCTTCGACGCGGCCGTGGCGGGTGGTTCCGGCGACAAGGCCCGTGCGCTGCTGGCCACCAAGCTGCAGGCCGACACACCGCCGGACACCTTCCAGGGGCACGCGGGCGCGGAACTGCAGGGCTACATCAAGGCCGGCGACCTGGAGCCGGTCAACTTCCTCTACGACGAGCTCAAGCTGAAGGACGTCTTCCCGCAGCAGCTGATCGACCAGATCAGTGTGGCAGGGAAGATCTACTCCGTCCCGGTCAACATCCACCGCTCCAACGTGATGTGGTTCAACCCCGGCGTGCTCAAGGAGGCGGGCGTCGCCGAGGTCCCCAAGACGATCGAGGAGTTCGTCGCGGCCCTGGAGAAGGTCAAGAAGACGGGCAAGATCCCGCTCGCGATCGGCTCCGAGTGGACCATGGTGCACCTGCTGGAGAGCGTGCTGCTCGGCTCCCTCGGCACCGACGCCTACAACCGGCTCTGGACCGCGGGTTCCGACTGGTCGGGTCCGGCCATGACCAAGGCGCTGAACGACTTCAAGACGGTCCTGTCCTACGCCGGCGACCCGGCCGACGACTGGCAGCCCGCCGCCAAGCAGGTGGCCGACGGTGAGGCCGCGTTCACGATCATGGGCGACTGGGCCTACGGCTACCGGAATGCGGGTTAG
- a CDS encoding winged helix-turn-helix transcriptional regulator, translated as MSPPHDHPTDIGVAVPVTPDEHESCPATAVLRRVGDKWTPVVLSLLAGGSRGFNELDRSVEGLSRRMLTRTLRTLERDGLVSRTAHPGAAARVEYTLTHLGHSLRESLLVLSRWAVVHDDDLRAARAGYDATHVPPGIPSASRATA; from the coding sequence ATGTCCCCTCCCCACGACCACCCGACCGATATCGGCGTCGCCGTTCCGGTCACGCCGGACGAGCACGAGAGCTGCCCGGCGACCGCCGTGCTGCGCCGGGTCGGCGACAAGTGGACCCCGGTGGTCCTGTCTCTGCTGGCCGGGGGGAGCCGCGGCTTCAACGAGCTGGACCGCTCGGTGGAGGGCCTCAGCCGGCGGATGCTCACCCGCACGCTCCGCACCCTGGAACGGGACGGCCTGGTCAGCCGGACCGCCCACCCGGGTGCCGCGGCACGGGTGGAGTACACGCTCACCCATCTGGGCCACTCGTTACGGGAGTCGCTGCTCGTGCTGAGCCGATGGGCGGTCGTCCACGACGACGATCTGCGGGCGGCCCGGGCCGGCTACGACGCCACCCACGTGCCGCCCGGGATCCCCTCTGCTTCACGGGCTACGGCCTAG
- a CDS encoding ABC transporter ATP-binding protein produces the protein MADTPPKPASPTTPKQGASPGPSPAAELGELSLSEWHAHIGKMTGIGFLTIARRLPALVSQAIRLAWLASPRDTVITIVLSLLAGVFTAFGLLATTGVLSALFAAGPTPDRVVAALPALVLVGAAGTLRTLTQAGAGWAQSRLDPQVSRIAEERLYGLTSQVGLAAFDDPDFHDALQRARSRGVAMADVVVGTTVNVLTAIIGILAAAGVLGVLHPVLVPLLVLAVLPDAWAAIRSARMRYTTMYALIPASRRKWIIAELLAEREAAAEVRSFTMRGFLMRMYDAVATAEQSILLSLARRQTFTKIVGEGLGGVGTALVYVALGLLLALGAMPLAVAGTAVLAIRSGQTYLANLMYATNRLYEEGLYFTDFLDFCADAEGRLRSGYPGEAPETFERITAEDVVFTYPGSGTPALQGVSIRIDRGEVIALVGENGSGKTTLAKILSGLYGPDSGSVRWDGTDLADVDPDRLRHHIAVIAQDHTRWPLTARHNISMGTDKGEAALISAAEVAGADQVVAELPHGYSTLLDRRFKDGQELSGGQWQRIAVARGFHRDAPLLICDEPTAALDARAEHALFERIRRHADGRTVLLITHRLASVRYADRIYVLDHGKVIEEGTHDRLMEVDGLYADLYGLQAAAYSA, from the coding sequence ATGGCCGACACTCCCCCGAAACCCGCGTCTCCCACCACACCCAAGCAGGGCGCCTCTCCCGGCCCCTCCCCCGCTGCCGAACTCGGCGAGCTCAGCCTCTCCGAGTGGCACGCCCACATAGGAAAGATGACCGGCATCGGCTTCCTGACCATCGCGCGCCGGCTGCCCGCCCTGGTGTCCCAGGCCATCCGGCTGGCGTGGCTGGCCAGTCCCCGTGACACCGTCATCACGATCGTCCTCAGCCTGCTCGCCGGTGTGTTCACCGCGTTCGGGCTGCTGGCCACCACCGGCGTCCTGTCGGCCCTGTTCGCGGCGGGACCGACCCCGGATCGGGTGGTGGCCGCCCTGCCCGCTCTGGTCCTGGTGGGTGCGGCCGGCACCCTGCGCACGCTGACGCAGGCGGGCGCGGGCTGGGCGCAGTCACGACTGGATCCCCAGGTGAGCCGGATCGCCGAGGAGCGGCTGTACGGGCTGACCAGCCAGGTCGGCCTGGCCGCCTTCGACGACCCCGACTTCCACGACGCGCTCCAGCGCGCCAGGTCCCGTGGAGTGGCCATGGCGGACGTGGTGGTCGGCACCACGGTCAACGTGCTGACGGCGATCATCGGGATCCTCGCCGCCGCGGGTGTGCTCGGAGTGCTCCACCCGGTGCTCGTGCCGTTGCTGGTGCTGGCGGTCCTGCCGGACGCGTGGGCCGCGATCCGCTCGGCGCGGATGCGCTACACCACGATGTACGCGCTGATCCCCGCCAGCCGCCGCAAGTGGATCATCGCGGAGCTGCTGGCGGAGCGTGAGGCGGCCGCGGAGGTGCGTTCGTTCACCATGCGGGGCTTCCTGATGCGGATGTACGACGCGGTGGCCACCGCCGAGCAGTCCATCCTGCTGAGCCTGGCGCGGCGGCAGACGTTCACGAAGATCGTGGGAGAGGGGCTCGGCGGGGTCGGGACGGCTCTGGTCTACGTCGCCCTCGGCCTGCTGCTCGCCCTGGGCGCGATGCCGCTGGCCGTGGCGGGCACGGCGGTGCTGGCCATCCGGTCAGGTCAGACGTATCTGGCCAATCTCATGTACGCCACCAACCGCCTCTACGAGGAAGGCCTCTACTTCACCGACTTCCTCGACTTCTGTGCCGACGCGGAGGGCCGGCTGCGGTCGGGATACCCCGGCGAGGCTCCGGAGACGTTCGAGCGGATCACCGCCGAGGATGTCGTCTTCACCTACCCCGGGTCCGGCACTCCCGCGCTCCAGGGGGTGTCGATCCGCATCGACCGGGGTGAGGTGATCGCCCTCGTCGGCGAGAACGGTTCGGGCAAGACGACACTGGCCAAGATCCTGTCCGGTCTCTACGGACCGGACAGCGGGAGCGTCCGGTGGGACGGAACCGATCTGGCCGACGTCGATCCCGACCGGCTCCGGCACCACATCGCGGTCATCGCCCAGGACCACACGCGCTGGCCGCTGACGGCCAGGCACAACATCAGCATGGGCACCGACAAGGGGGAGGCGGCGCTGATCTCGGCGGCCGAGGTGGCGGGCGCCGACCAGGTCGTCGCCGAGCTGCCCCACGGCTACAGCACCCTGCTCGACCGGCGGTTCAAGGACGGTCAGGAGCTGTCCGGCGGCCAGTGGCAGCGGATCGCCGTCGCCCGTGGATTCCACCGGGACGCGCCGCTGCTGATCTGCGACGAGCCCACCGCCGCCCTCGACGCCCGTGCCGAGCACGCCCTCTTCGAGCGCATCCGGCGGCACGCCGACGGTCGCACCGTCCTGCTGATCACCCACCGGCTGGCCAGCGTCCGCTATGCCGATCGGATCTATGTCCTGGACCACGGCAAGGTCATCGAGGAGGGCACCCACGACCGGCTGATGGAGGTCGACGGCCTGTATGCCGACCTCTACGGCCTCCAGGCCGCCGCCTACTCGGCCTGA
- a CDS encoding AMP-binding protein, which translates to MRPTSSIKGTLTEAVFGYAYERGDRPALIDLDAGVVYGHRRLADEVTRGASGLVRRGARRRQVAGIHVDNAAAQTLAVHTVIAAGGVAAPVGFGSGEMAGLLVRWDARLLITTPDLAEASLQAAEDSRVRQVIAFGPARDTVDFADLLLLEPGPLPLFDPSVQPALLTEDEGLLTHHDLIVRMRELDRLAVLEKSDVLLVTWPLAGNTLAMTTLVGLALMRGALVVVAPGLSPLELSSTIHDFGVTVMALLDGAVQRV; encoded by the coding sequence ATGAGACCCACCTCGTCCATCAAGGGCACCCTCACCGAGGCGGTGTTCGGTTACGCGTACGAGCGGGGTGACCGGCCCGCGCTGATCGATCTCGACGCGGGAGTGGTGTACGGCCACCGCCGCCTGGCCGACGAGGTGACGCGAGGGGCATCGGGTCTGGTCCGGCGGGGTGCCCGGCGCCGTCAGGTGGCGGGGATCCACGTGGACAACGCCGCCGCGCAGACCCTGGCGGTGCACACCGTCATCGCGGCCGGCGGGGTGGCGGCCCCGGTGGGGTTCGGCAGCGGCGAGATGGCCGGGCTGCTGGTCCGGTGGGACGCCCGGCTGCTCATCACGACCCCTGATCTGGCGGAGGCGTCGTTGCAGGCCGCCGAGGACTCCAGGGTCCGGCAGGTGATCGCCTTCGGCCCGGCCCGTGACACCGTCGACTTCGCCGATCTGCTGCTGCTCGAACCCGGCCCGCTGCCCCTGTTCGATCCGTCCGTGCAGCCCGCCCTGCTGACCGAGGACGAGGGGCTGCTCACCCACCATGACCTGATCGTCCGGATGCGGGAGCTGGACAGGCTCGCCGTGCTGGAGAAGTCGGACGTCCTGCTGGTGACCTGGCCCCTGGCGGGCAACACCCTGGCCATGACGACCCTGGTCGGGCTGGCCCTGATGCGCGGCGCCCTGGTCGTGGTGGCCCCCGGCCTCTCGCCTCTCGAACTGTCGTCGACCATCCACGACTTCGGCGTCACCGTGATGGCTCTGCTCGACGGAGCGGTCCAGCGCGTCTAG
- a CDS encoding peptidoglycan D,D-transpeptidase FtsI family protein, whose protein sequence is MAAAPRARRINIPLRRTAVICGAMLFALLAKVTYIQVFQADRLNENPRNHRIMMARFDGPRGEIVLGDGTLIAASLRNDDGRFRYRRTYPQGPLYAAVTGYVSLYGQTGVEEAEDAALSGDDPPVKVRSLVNGIEGGATLELTLDSRAQRAAYEALRATGRPGAAVAIDPATGAILAMASFPTYDPNVYTTFDGTRLDRADRRLRGDPADPLLNRALQQNYPPGSTFKVVTSAAALSSGKYTPTVKVGAPPELRLPGTDTYLRNSGGATCGDGNPPLAYAFKVSCNTPFAKIGIDLGQDTLREQAEAFGFNDGDLTVPMPVARSVYPRGMDRAQTAMSAIGQFDDRVTPLMIAMMSAAIANDGVLMRPYLVAEIRLADGTVVSDTEPSRYRRTLDESEANRLTTMMVTVTRPGGTGEAATLPGIDVAAKTGTAESTASGRDHAVFTGFAPAADPRVAVGVLVEGGGAGGQVAAPVGRAVMRALLGDAG, encoded by the coding sequence ATGGCCGCCGCACCACGGGCGCGCCGGATCAACATCCCCCTCCGGCGCACCGCCGTGATCTGCGGTGCCATGCTGTTCGCCCTCCTCGCCAAGGTGACCTACATCCAGGTGTTCCAGGCCGATCGGCTCAACGAGAACCCGCGCAACCACCGGATCATGATGGCGCGATTCGACGGCCCCAGAGGCGAGATCGTGCTCGGCGACGGCACCCTCATCGCGGCCAGCCTCAGGAACGACGACGGCCGGTTCAGATATCGGAGGACCTACCCCCAGGGCCCGCTCTACGCCGCGGTGACCGGCTACGTCTCGCTGTACGGCCAGACCGGCGTCGAGGAGGCCGAGGACGCCGCGCTGTCCGGAGACGACCCCCCGGTGAAGGTCCGTTCGCTGGTGAACGGTATCGAGGGCGGGGCCACGCTCGAACTCACCCTCGACAGCCGGGCGCAGCGGGCCGCCTACGAGGCGCTGCGCGCCACCGGCAGGCCCGGGGCCGCCGTCGCGATCGACCCCGCCACCGGCGCGATCCTGGCGATGGCGTCCTTCCCCACCTATGACCCGAACGTCTACACCACCTTCGACGGCACCCGGCTGGACAGGGCGGACCGGCGACTGCGAGGCGATCCGGCCGATCCGCTGCTGAACCGGGCACTCCAGCAGAACTACCCACCGGGCTCCACCTTCAAGGTCGTCACCAGCGCGGCCGCGCTCAGCTCGGGGAAGTACACCCCGACCGTCAAGGTCGGCGCACCGCCCGAGCTCCGGCTCCCCGGCACCGACACCTACCTGCGCAACTCCGGCGGAGCGACCTGCGGCGACGGCAACCCGCCGCTGGCCTACGCCTTCAAGGTCTCGTGCAACACCCCGTTCGCGAAGATCGGCATCGACCTCGGCCAGGACACGCTGCGCGAGCAGGCCGAGGCGTTCGGATTCAACGACGGCGACCTCACCGTCCCCATGCCCGTGGCCAGGAGCGTCTATCCGCGGGGAATGGACCGGGCGCAGACCGCGATGTCGGCGATCGGGCAGTTCGACGACCGGGTCACCCCGCTCATGATCGCGATGATGTCGGCGGCGATCGCCAACGACGGCGTGCTGATGCGTCCCTACCTCGTGGCGGAGATCCGCCTCGCCGACGGCACGGTGGTCAGCGACACCGAGCCGTCGCGCTATCGCCGGACACTCGACGAGAGCGAGGCCAACCGCCTCACCACGATGATGGTCACCGTCACCCGGCCCGGCGGCACCGGCGAGGCCGCCACCCTCCCCGGCATCGATGTCGCGGCCAAGACCGGCACCGCGGAGAGCACCGCCTCCGGGCGTGACCACGCGGTCTTCACCGGCTTCGCCCCGGCCGCCGACCCCCGGGTGGCCGTGGGGGTCCTCGTGGAGGGCGGCGGAGCGGGCGGCCAGGTGGCGGCCCCCGTGGGGAGGGCCGTCATGCGCGCCCTGCTGGGAGACGCCGGCTGA
- a CDS encoding MerR family transcriptional regulator, with product MLPDVSVYTPGQVAEETGFSLDTLRYYERIGLLERVGRNAAGQRRFTQDDVGWLGTIRCLRDTGMPIAEMLRFAELVRAGDHTIRDRIALLEAHDRRVQAQVDNLREQQTAIQKKIGYYRTVAG from the coding sequence ATGCTGCCGGACGTGAGTGTGTACACACCGGGGCAGGTGGCCGAGGAGACCGGCTTCAGTCTTGACACCCTGCGCTACTACGAGCGGATCGGGTTGCTGGAGCGGGTCGGCCGCAACGCGGCCGGGCAGCGCAGATTCACCCAGGACGACGTCGGCTGGCTCGGCACGATCCGCTGCCTGCGCGACACCGGGATGCCGATCGCGGAGATGCTCCGCTTCGCCGAGCTGGTCCGGGCCGGCGACCACACGATCCGGGACCGGATCGCCCTGCTCGAAGCCCATGACCGGCGGGTGCAGGCCCAGGTGGACAACCTGCGCGAACAGCAGACGGCGATCCAGAAAAAGATCGGGTACTACCGTACGGTGGCCGGCTAG
- a CDS encoding NAD(P)H-binding protein, whose protein sequence is MIVVSGASGNLGRRIVEHLLQRVDASRVTALSRTPDKAADLGVGTRFADLADPGSLIGAFDGAERLLIMSLGPVPQRLSLQTEAIDAAVKAGVGHVVYTSIVRAGEPGNPVRVAADHRDTERILMESGLPFTVLRFNTWPEMWTLAGIAPCAVAAGVLPSNTGQGRVGYITRDDSAAVAAAVLAEGGSSGQLLEVTGPEAVTDADIAAALTEATGRRVRHQPVSDEEMAPALLAQGVPEPIALGWSATGATKRDGWFDITTHAVQRLTGRSPASITEFFASHREELLGG, encoded by the coding sequence ATGATCGTGGTGAGCGGAGCGTCAGGAAACCTGGGCCGCCGCATTGTCGAACACCTTCTCCAGCGCGTCGACGCCTCCCGGGTGACGGCGCTGTCGCGCACCCCCGACAAGGCCGCCGATCTCGGGGTCGGGACCCGGTTCGCCGACCTCGCCGATCCCGGCAGCCTGATCGGCGCGTTCGACGGTGCGGAACGCCTGCTCATCATGAGTCTCGGGCCCGTCCCGCAGCGGCTGAGCCTGCAGACCGAGGCGATCGACGCCGCGGTCAAGGCGGGCGTCGGCCATGTCGTCTACACCTCGATCGTCCGGGCCGGCGAGCCGGGCAATCCCGTGCGGGTCGCGGCCGACCACCGCGATACCGAGCGGATCCTGATGGAGTCGGGGCTGCCGTTCACCGTGCTGCGCTTCAACACCTGGCCGGAGATGTGGACCCTGGCGGGGATAGCACCATGTGCGGTCGCCGCCGGTGTCCTGCCCAGCAACACCGGGCAGGGCCGGGTCGGCTACATCACCCGCGACGACAGTGCCGCCGTGGCCGCCGCGGTGCTCGCCGAGGGCGGCAGCAGCGGGCAACTGCTGGAGGTCACCGGACCGGAGGCGGTGACCGACGCCGACATCGCCGCCGCGCTGACCGAGGCCACCGGCCGGCGGGTCCGCCACCAGCCGGTCAGTGACGAGGAAATGGCTCCGGCGCTCCTCGCACAGGGCGTACCGGAACCCATTGCCCTCGGTTGGAGCGCGACAGGAGCCACGAAACGGGACGGATGGTTTGATATCACCACGCACGCGGTCCAGCGCCTGACCGGCCGGTCACCCGCGTCGATCACCGAGTTCTTCGCCTCGCACCGCGAGGAGCTACTCGGCGGCTGA
- a CDS encoding ATP-binding protein, with amino-acid sequence MTQDTAHVPLPGGAALTGGNLPLEPNAFVGREGDVEELVELLGVARLVTLCGAGGIGKSRLAIRVAAQVTAEFPGGVWLVELAETVRGDLIAPRVAAVLGVKAEPSRPLADTLIDALGNRNLLLIIDNCESLIDESARFCRAVLTVCPRVRVLTTSREPLRVAGETVWRVPPLTLPRTDAHDPTGGEAVRLFVDRATAASRGFAVTDQNTGDIASLCEALDGMPLAIELAAALCRVLTVEQIHARLRDRFRLLSAGDRMAPARHQTLRATVDWSYQQLKEPERILLRRLAAFTGGWTLDMAEQVCAGDGLWAEDVLSVLCDLVDKSLVLADAEVAGETRYRMLETIRQYAAEQLDTSGEEAALRRRHRDHMIEVAGRIHQTIVRRPRPTWAEISPMLVMLDELQSNVWAAVRWSAEADDPESALSLLVLLRWPIIASGRFTPADEWLDRLLAMEMAELTPSVRANALVLRGQVAFGQGDPGTAQVACTAAAELCRKTGLHGPLSGALAILAWVAIYQRRPERARSFLDEALEAVHRVDDPWHEMVIRSMEGTFALSEGRAKESRRSFEAALAIAHELDNHWAAPVALIGLAQVAWLRGDLAEARAYYEQALDLLQDITAHWQAITCLSGLGRIALAQGDLATARVRLIESLRLCQGTGQRLGVARRIETLAQLALAEEDDRRAVRLAGASAAIRSAMSGAVLPSGFGARMEELLQPARMRLGEALVAQLWAHGQEMSQEQAVRYALQGDEQSDVPMMTGRHPAAAPLTTLTGREWEIAGLIARGLSNKAIADELVISPATAARHVANILAKLGFSSRTQVATWVIEQNRS; translated from the coding sequence ATGACACAGGACACCGCACACGTGCCCCTTCCCGGCGGTGCCGCCCTTACCGGTGGCAATCTTCCTCTTGAGCCCAACGCCTTCGTCGGCCGTGAGGGTGACGTGGAGGAGCTTGTCGAGTTGCTGGGCGTCGCCAGGCTGGTGACCCTGTGCGGTGCGGGCGGCATCGGCAAGAGCAGGCTGGCGATCCGGGTGGCCGCCCAGGTGACGGCGGAGTTCCCCGGTGGGGTCTGGCTGGTGGAGCTGGCGGAGACCGTACGCGGCGATCTGATCGCCCCCCGGGTCGCCGCCGTGCTCGGGGTGAAGGCCGAGCCCTCACGCCCGCTGGCCGACACGCTGATCGACGCGCTCGGCAACCGGAACCTGCTGTTGATCATTGACAACTGCGAGTCGCTCATCGACGAGTCGGCCCGCTTCTGCCGGGCGGTGCTCACCGTCTGCCCGCGGGTGCGGGTGCTCACCACCAGCCGGGAGCCGCTGCGGGTGGCGGGGGAGACCGTGTGGCGGGTCCCGCCCCTCACGCTGCCCCGGACCGACGCCCACGACCCCACCGGCGGCGAGGCCGTTCGCCTTTTCGTCGACCGTGCCACCGCCGCCTCGCGCGGCTTCGCCGTCACCGACCAGAACACCGGCGACATCGCGAGCCTGTGCGAGGCGCTCGACGGGATGCCCCTGGCCATCGAGCTGGCCGCCGCGCTGTGCAGGGTGCTGACCGTGGAGCAGATCCACGCCCGGCTCAGAGACCGTTTCCGCCTGCTGTCCGCCGGTGACCGGATGGCCCCGGCCAGGCACCAGACGCTCCGGGCGACCGTTGACTGGAGCTACCAGCAGCTCAAGGAGCCCGAGCGGATCCTGCTGCGCAGGCTGGCGGCGTTCACCGGAGGATGGACGCTGGACATGGCCGAGCAGGTGTGCGCGGGCGACGGGCTGTGGGCCGAGGACGTCCTGAGCGTGCTCTGCGACCTGGTCGACAAGTCGCTGGTGCTGGCCGACGCGGAGGTCGCCGGCGAGACGCGCTACCGGATGCTGGAGACGATCCGCCAGTACGCCGCCGAGCAGCTCGACACCTCCGGGGAGGAGGCCGCGCTGCGGCGGCGGCACCGGGACCACATGATCGAGGTCGCCGGGCGCATCCATCAGACCATCGTCCGGCGCCCCCGTCCGACCTGGGCGGAGATCTCCCCGATGCTGGTCATGCTGGACGAGCTGCAGTCCAACGTGTGGGCCGCGGTGCGCTGGTCGGCCGAGGCGGACGATCCGGAGAGCGCGCTCAGTCTGCTGGTGCTGCTCCGCTGGCCGATCATCGCCAGTGGCAGGTTCACCCCGGCGGACGAGTGGCTGGACCGTCTCCTCGCGATGGAGATGGCGGAGCTGACGCCGAGCGTGCGGGCCAACGCCCTCGTGCTGCGCGGGCAGGTGGCCTTCGGGCAGGGGGATCCCGGCACCGCGCAGGTCGCCTGCACGGCCGCGGCCGAACTGTGCCGGAAGACGGGCCTGCACGGACCGCTGAGCGGGGCGCTCGCCATCCTCGCCTGGGTGGCCATCTACCAGCGCCGGCCCGAGCGGGCCAGGTCCTTCCTGGACGAGGCGCTGGAGGCCGTGCACAGGGTCGACGACCCGTGGCACGAGATGGTGATCCGCTCAATGGAGGGGACGTTCGCCCTGTCCGAGGGGCGGGCCAAGGAGTCACGGCGCTCCTTCGAGGCCGCCCTGGCCATCGCGCACGAGCTGGACAACCACTGGGCCGCCCCGGTCGCGCTCATCGGCCTGGCCCAGGTCGCCTGGCTGCGGGGTGATCTGGCGGAGGCCCGCGCCTACTACGAACAGGCCCTCGACCTGCTCCAGGACATCACCGCGCACTGGCAGGCCATCACCTGCCTGTCGGGTCTGGGCCGGATCGCCCTGGCCCAGGGCGATCTCGCCACCGCGCGCGTCAGGTTGATCGAGAGCCTGCGGCTCTGCCAGGGGACGGGCCAGCGCCTCGGCGTGGCCCGGCGGATCGAGACACTCGCGCAGCTCGCGCTGGCCGAGGAGGACGACCGCCGGGCGGTGCGCCTGGCGGGGGCCTCCGCCGCGATCCGGAGCGCGATGAGCGGTGCCGTTCTCCCCTCCGGCTTCGGCGCGCGGATGGAGGAGCTGCTTCAGCCGGCCCGGATGCGGCTCGGTGAGGCGCTGGTCGCCCAGCTCTGGGCGCACGGGCAGGAGATGTCCCAGGAGCAGGCGGTCCGTTACGCGCTGCAGGGCGACGAGCAGTCGGACGTGCCCATGATGACAGGCAGGCACCCGGCCGCGGCTCCGCTCACCACGCTCACCGGCAGGGAGTGGGAGATCGCCGGGCTGATCGCCAGGGGGCTGAGCAACAAGGCCATCGCCGACGAACTGGTGATCAGTCCCGCGACCGCGGCCCGGCATGTGGCCAACATCCTGGCCAAGCTCGGCTTCTCCTCACGCACCCAGGTGGCCACCTGGGTGATCGAGCAGAACCGCAGTTGA